One Primulina huaijiensis isolate GDHJ02 chromosome 8, ASM1229523v2, whole genome shotgun sequence genomic region harbors:
- the LOC140983063 gene encoding cytochrome b5-like encodes MTPDPKFHLFEEVAGHNKHKDCWIIINGKVYDVTPFMEDHPGGDEVLLSATGKDATDDFEDVGHSDSAREMMHKYVIGEIDMSTVPRKRTYILPQEAKYNPDKTPEFVIKILQFLAPLLLLGLAFAVRLYTKEK; translated from the exons ATGACGCCCGATCCAAAATTTCACTTATTTGAGGAGGTTGCGGGGCATAACAAGCATAAGGATTGCTGGATTATTATAAATGGAAAG GTTTATGATGTAACACCATTCATGGAAGATCATCCTGGTGGTGATGAAGTTTTGCTGTCAGCAACTG GAAAAGATGCTACAGATGACTTTGAAGACGTTGGCCACAGTGATTCTGCGAGGGAAATGATGCACAAATATGTCATTGGGGAGATAGACATGTCAACTGTTCCTCGGAAGCGCACCTACATTCTTCCACAAGAAGCCAAATACAATCCGGACAAGACTCCAGAGTTTGTGATTAAGATCTTGCAGTTCCTTGCGCCACTCTTATTATTGGGATTGGCCTTTGCTGTGAGGCTCTACACCAAAGAGAAATAA